In Clostridia bacterium, one genomic interval encodes:
- a CDS encoding prephenate dehydrogenase, with product MVLRQVTIVGLGLIGGSYGLALKRAKPELTVVGVDIDQESLDLGVSMKAIDWGTTDMARGVQEADVVIFATLVKAMPGLLRAAAPHLKPGAVVTDVGSTKSKLVAELRPLLPPGVTYVGGHPMAGSEMKGIKGADPYLFENAVYVLTPLPDADPAAVEVVQELVRAVGAQVLLMSPEVHDQIVAAISHLPHVAAAALVNAVAKREQTLPGIFPLAAGGFRDATRIAGSSPEMWRDIFLDNRETLLPMIQCFREALTELEEAIRSEQGERVYRLLRQAQELRSQIPAKQKGLLPGIHEVVVTVPDRPGEIGKLAALLGINGINIMDIEILRIREGDGGTIRLGFATGEEAGRALKVLTNNDYVAWLKS from the coding sequence ATGGTACTACGGCAGGTGACGATTGTCGGTTTAGGGCTGATTGGGGGCTCCTACGGCCTGGCTTTAAAGAGGGCCAAGCCGGAACTTACGGTGGTAGGGGTGGATATCGATCAAGAAAGCCTGGATCTGGGAGTCTCTATGAAAGCCATCGACTGGGGTACCACTGACATGGCCCGGGGAGTGCAGGAGGCCGATGTGGTGATTTTTGCTACCCTGGTAAAGGCCATGCCCGGGCTATTGCGGGCTGCAGCACCTCATTTAAAACCGGGAGCGGTGGTTACCGATGTGGGAAGCACCAAAAGCAAGCTGGTAGCGGAGCTCCGGCCCCTTTTGCCCCCGGGGGTAACTTATGTGGGGGGCCATCCCATGGCCGGTTCCGAAATGAAAGGCATTAAAGGAGCCGATCCTTACCTGTTTGAAAACGCCGTTTACGTGCTAACCCCTTTACCCGACGCGGACCCGGCAGCGGTAGAGGTGGTGCAAGAGCTGGTCCGTGCCGTGGGGGCCCAGGTACTCCTCATGTCACCGGAGGTGCACGATCAGATTGTGGCTGCCATCAGCCACTTGCCCCATGTGGCGGCGGCGGCTTTAGTCAACGCGGTAGCCAAGAGGGAACAAACCCTGCCCGGGATTTTTCCCCTGGCCGCCGGCGGTTTCCGGGATGCCACCCGTATTGCGGGCAGTTCCCCGGAAATGTGGCGGGATATTTTCCTGGATAATAGGGAAACCCTGCTCCCAATGATCCAGTGTTTCCGGGAGGCATTGACGGAACTGGAAGAAGCCATCCGGTCGGAGCAGGGGGAGCGGGTCTACCGGCTGCTCCGGCAGGCCCAGGAACTGAGGAGCCAGATCCCGGCCAAGCAGAAAGGATTGCTGCCGGGCATCCACGAAGTGGTGGTGACGGTGCCGGACCGGCCCGGAGAAATCGGAAAGCTGGCGGCTCTATTAGGTATTAACGGGATTAACATTATGGACATTGAAATCCTGCGGATTCGCGAAGGGGACGGCGGCACCATCCGGCTGGGGTTTGCCACCGGGGAAGAAGCCGGCCGGGCCCTAAAGGTGCTGACCAATAACGATTACGTGGCTTGGCTGAAATCCTAG